One Vigna unguiculata cultivar IT97K-499-35 chromosome 7, ASM411807v1, whole genome shotgun sequence genomic region harbors:
- the LOC114189535 gene encoding pectinesterase inhibitor 1-like, whose amino-acid sequence MVCNLCSSLVSVFAIFLVASTSYAIPESEVKTICSQTQNSSFCLALLMSNPNPNAGLVNVTQYTIDVARANVTNTIKLINDLIGHSNGSSKSHYTECLDHFGSEGALGDIDYTQEMLQKGDYQGVNVAASAVSDDVEDCISGESPSDSPYDDPSDLPKYAAVIQSVLGVILVLSKYLRH is encoded by the coding sequence ATGGTTTGCAATTTGTGTTCTTCCCTTGTGTCTGTGTTTGCGATTTTCTTGGTTGCTTCAACCTCGTATGCAATCCCAGAAAGTGAAGTGAAAACCATATGCAGCCAAACTCAAAACTCTTCGTTTTGTTTGGCTCTTCTCATgtcaaaccctaaccctaatgcAGGCCTTGTTAACGTAACACAGTACACAATTGACGTTGCAAGAGCAAATGTGACGAACACcataaaattgattaatgatCTGATTGGTCATAGTAATGGAAGTTCGAAAAGTCACTACACAGAATGTTTGGATCATTTTGGTTCAGAAGGTGCTCTTGGTGACATTGATTACACTCAAGAGATGCTACAGAAAGGAGATTATCAAGGTGTGAATGTGGCTGCTTCTGCAGTATCAGATGATGTTGAAGATTGCATTTCAGGAGAGTCACCAAGTGATTCTCCTTACGATGATCCTTCTGATCTTCCAAAATATGCTGCAGTTATTCAATCTGTTCTTGGTGTTATTCTTGTTCTGTCAAAATATTTAAGGCACTGA